From a region of the Halomonas sp. HL-93 genome:
- a CDS encoding LysR family transcriptional regulator: protein MQEYASLRAFVAVARTGSVSRAAEQLHLTQPAVSLKLKQLQASLGLTLFSRRPQGLSLTADGLALLPAAEKALASASAFEQTASALHSTLRGKLTIGTIVDPEFIRLGAFLSRLMLRAPQLETELHHGMSGRVLARIEQGELDVGFYLAPPGEGTGHPALAWRELTQFDYHVIAPAGWEARLADTRWASLARLPWIVTPPDSAHHRLLQHRLADCGVTPNRVAQVDQEACMLDLVRAGVGLSLARDALAMAERQESGLAVADQVRLPCALGLIWRHDRAAEPPIAAALKTLDDVWPPRHS, encoded by the coding sequence ATGCAGGAATACGCCTCGTTACGCGCCTTTGTGGCCGTTGCCCGAACCGGCAGCGTGTCACGCGCCGCCGAACAACTGCACCTGACCCAGCCCGCGGTTAGCCTAAAGTTGAAGCAGCTTCAGGCCAGCTTGGGGCTGACGCTGTTCAGCCGACGCCCTCAGGGCCTTAGCCTGACCGCCGACGGCCTTGCCCTCTTGCCCGCTGCCGAAAAGGCCCTGGCCAGCGCAAGCGCCTTTGAGCAAACTGCCAGCGCGCTACACAGCACACTGCGCGGCAAACTAACCATCGGCACCATTGTCGACCCTGAGTTTATTCGGCTGGGGGCGTTTCTGAGCCGCCTGATGTTGCGCGCTCCGCAGTTGGAAACCGAACTGCACCACGGCATGAGCGGCCGGGTGCTCGCGCGCATCGAGCAGGGCGAGTTGGACGTTGGCTTTTATCTCGCCCCGCCCGGGGAAGGCACGGGCCATCCGGCGCTTGCCTGGCGTGAGCTGACCCAGTTTGATTATCACGTGATTGCCCCCGCCGGCTGGGAGGCACGGCTGGCAGATACCCGTTGGGCGTCACTGGCACGCCTGCCGTGGATTGTTACCCCGCCCGACTCGGCCCACCACCGGCTGCTGCAACACCGTTTGGCCGACTGCGGCGTCACCCCAAATCGCGTCGCCCAGGTCGACCAGGAAGCCTGCATGCTCGACCTGGTTCGTGCGGGCGTTGGGCTGAGCCTGGCCCGCGACGCCCTGGCCATGGCCGAACGCCAGGAAAGCGGCCTGGCCGTGGCGGACCAGGTTCGCCTACCCTGCGCTTTGGGCCTGATTTGGCGACACGACCGTGCCGCTGAACCACCGATTGCCGCTGCGTTAAAAACCCTGGATGACGTCTGGCCACCACGCCATAGCTAA
- a CDS encoding cold-shock protein, with translation MATGTVKWFNDTKGFGFISPDDNGDDLFAHFSEIQADGFKTLQDGQKVSFDVTQGKKGLQASNIKVL, from the coding sequence ATGGCAACTGGTACCGTTAAGTGGTTTAACGACACTAAAGGCTTCGGCTTTATTTCTCCGGACGACAACGGCGACGATCTGTTCGCTCACTTCTCCGAAATTCAGGCTGACGGTTTTAAAACTCTGCAAGACGGCCAGAAGGTTTCCTTCGACGTCACTCAGGGTAAAAAAGGCCTTCAGGCTTCTAACATCAAAGTTCTATAA
- a CDS encoding phosphatidylglycerophosphatase A family protein gives MLDTLNLWVATGLGLGQLPVAPGTFGSLLGIPLAWWLLGRPVGQQAAFIFALLVLAVPVCDLASLHFIDTDHGSIVADEYAAFPLAVLGLHAARQPLVMALAFAVYRFFDSLKPPPIHLAELVDGGLGVVLDDVLAAGVTWVVVAFGLFIWRRYQPRNR, from the coding sequence ATGCTCGATACGCTTAATTTATGGGTTGCTACCGGGCTGGGGCTGGGGCAGTTACCGGTAGCCCCAGGCACCTTTGGTTCGTTGCTGGGCATTCCTTTGGCCTGGTGGCTGTTAGGGCGGCCGGTAGGTCAGCAGGCCGCGTTTATCTTCGCGCTATTGGTACTGGCGGTGCCGGTTTGTGATTTGGCGTCGCTGCATTTTATCGACACCGACCACGGCAGCATCGTGGCGGACGAGTATGCGGCGTTTCCGTTAGCCGTACTGGGCCTCCATGCGGCTCGCCAGCCGCTGGTGATGGCGTTAGCATTTGCCGTTTATCGGTTCTTCGATAGCCTTAAGCCACCGCCGATTCACTTGGCCGAGTTGGTGGATGGCGGCTTGGGAGTCGTCTTGGATGACGTACTGGCTGCGGGCGTTACTTGGGTTGTGGTCGCTTTTGGCTTATTTATTTGGCGTCGCTATCAGCCGCGTAATCGCTGA
- a CDS encoding CoA-acylating methylmalonate-semialdehyde dehydrogenase: protein MTTATTTTAIHHFINGQPSEGTGAAQDVFNPATGRVTGHVSLAGEREVNSAVAAAQAAFPAWADTPPIRRARVMFKFLELLNANKDALAEAITKEHGKVFTDAQGEVARGIDIVEFACGIPQLMKGDYTEQVSTGIDNWTVRQPLGVVAGITPFNFPVMVPMWMFPVAIATGNTFILKPSPLDPSASLLIADLLKQAGLPDGVFNVVQGGKDAVEFLLDHPDVKALSFVGSTPIANLIYERGARHGKRVQALGGAKNHMVVMPDAHLDKAVDALIGAAYGSAGERCMAISVAVLVGDVADKVVPALKERAQALKVKNGMQLDAEMGPIVTREAHQRITGYIDKGVAEGAELLVDGREFDAGQTGDGCADGFWMGGTLFDHVTPDMTIYKEEIFGPVLVCVRVPDAATAIQLINDHEFGNGVSCFTESGSVAREFGRRIQVGMVGINVPIPVPMAWHGFGGWKRSLFGDTHAYGEEGVRFYTKQKSIMQRWSDSIDGGADFVMPTAK from the coding sequence ATGACCACCGCGACAACGACGACCGCCATCCACCACTTCATCAACGGCCAGCCAAGCGAAGGTACCGGGGCTGCCCAGGACGTTTTTAACCCGGCCACGGGGCGGGTGACCGGGCACGTGTCGCTTGCCGGCGAGCGCGAGGTCAATTCGGCCGTGGCCGCTGCCCAGGCCGCTTTTCCTGCCTGGGCCGACACGCCGCCGATTCGCCGGGCACGGGTGATGTTCAAGTTCCTTGAACTGCTGAATGCCAATAAGGACGCCCTCGCCGAGGCGATTACCAAAGAGCACGGCAAGGTATTTACCGATGCCCAGGGGGAAGTCGCCCGCGGCATCGATATCGTCGAGTTTGCCTGCGGTATTCCGCAGCTGATGAAAGGCGATTACACCGAGCAGGTCAGCACCGGGATCGATAACTGGACGGTGCGCCAGCCGCTGGGCGTGGTGGCGGGCATCACGCCGTTCAACTTCCCGGTCATGGTGCCTATGTGGATGTTCCCGGTCGCCATCGCCACAGGGAATACCTTTATCCTCAAGCCCAGCCCGCTGGACCCCAGCGCCTCGCTGCTGATCGCCGATCTGCTCAAGCAGGCCGGCTTGCCCGACGGCGTGTTCAACGTGGTGCAGGGCGGTAAGGACGCGGTCGAGTTTCTGCTGGATCACCCTGACGTCAAGGCCCTGTCGTTTGTCGGCTCCACGCCCATCGCCAACCTGATTTACGAGCGTGGTGCCCGCCACGGCAAGCGCGTCCAGGCGCTCGGCGGGGCGAAAAACCACATGGTGGTGATGCCCGACGCGCACCTGGATAAAGCCGTGGACGCGCTGATCGGCGCGGCGTACGGCTCGGCAGGGGAGCGCTGCATGGCGATCAGTGTGGCGGTACTGGTCGGTGACGTCGCCGACAAGGTCGTCCCCGCTCTCAAGGAGCGTGCCCAAGCGCTCAAAGTGAAAAATGGCATGCAGCTGGACGCCGAGATGGGCCCGATCGTGACCCGCGAAGCGCACCAGCGGATTACCGGCTACATCGACAAGGGCGTAGCGGAAGGCGCCGAGCTGCTGGTCGACGGGCGCGAGTTTGACGCAGGCCAGACCGGCGATGGCTGCGCTGATGGCTTCTGGATGGGCGGCACGCTGTTCGATCACGTCACCCCTGACATGACCATCTATAAAGAAGAGATTTTCGGCCCGGTACTGGTCTGCGTACGGGTGCCCGATGCCGCCACGGCGATTCAACTGATCAACGATCATGAATTCGGCAACGGCGTCAGCTGCTTTACCGAAAGCGGCAGCGTGGCACGTGAATTTGGCCGCCGCATTCAGGTGGGCATGGTCGGCATCAATGTGCCCATCCCGGTGCCCATGGCGTGGCACGGCTTCGGCGGCTGGAAGCGCTCGCTGTTTGGCGATACCCATGCCTATGGTGAAGAAGGCGTGCGTTTCTACACCAAGCAGAAGTCGATCATGCAGCGCTGGTCCGACTCGATCGATGGCGGGGCGGACTTTGTCATGCCCACGGCTAAGTAA
- a CDS encoding GMC family oxidoreductase: MSDISHQFDYIVVGAGTAGCLLANRLSANPNHRVLLIEAGGRDNYHWIHIPVGYLYCINNPRTDWMFRTEPDKGLNGRSLIYPRGKTLGGCSSINGMIYMRGQARDYDHWAEVTGDDAWRWENCLPDFIKHEDHYRLDDGGDGDATHRDFHGHGGEWRVEKQRLKWQVLDDFAEAAVEAGVPRTDDFNRGSNEGVAYFEVNQRAGWRWNTAKAFLRPALKRGNLTLWHSTQVNRLCFEHNEGATQCSGIEVVRDAKTVQVNASREVVLCAGAIGSPHLLQLSGVGPADLLREHDIKVVHDLPGVGENLQDHLQIRSVYRVSKAKTLNAMASTLWGKAGIGWEYLTKRTGPMSMAPSQLGAFTRSSDDYSHPNIEYHVQPLSLEAFGQPLHPYPAITASVCNLNPTSRGTVRLKSRDPRQAPAISPNYLSTPEDRKVAADSLRVTRKIAEQPAFAKYQPEEVKPGLEYQSDDELARLAGDIGTTIFHPVGTARMGREDDSMAVVDSQLRVRGISGLRVADASVMPTITSGNTNSPTLMIAEKAADWILSERSSY, encoded by the coding sequence ATGTCCGATATCTCTCATCAGTTTGACTACATCGTGGTCGGCGCAGGCACCGCCGGGTGCCTGCTGGCCAACCGCTTGAGCGCCAACCCGAACCATCGGGTATTGCTGATCGAGGCGGGCGGGCGCGATAACTATCACTGGATTCATATTCCGGTGGGCTATCTGTACTGCATTAATAATCCACGCACCGATTGGATGTTCCGCACCGAACCGGATAAGGGGCTCAACGGCCGCTCGCTGATTTATCCACGTGGCAAAACGCTGGGTGGCTGTTCGAGTATCAACGGCATGATTTACATGCGTGGTCAGGCACGAGATTACGATCACTGGGCCGAGGTGACCGGCGATGACGCTTGGCGCTGGGAGAACTGCCTGCCCGATTTTATCAAGCATGAAGACCATTACCGGCTGGACGACGGCGGCGATGGCGACGCGACGCATCGTGATTTTCACGGCCACGGTGGCGAATGGCGGGTCGAAAAACAGCGTCTCAAGTGGCAGGTGTTGGACGATTTTGCCGAGGCGGCGGTTGAGGCGGGTGTCCCGCGCACCGATGATTTTAACCGCGGGTCCAATGAGGGGGTGGCGTATTTCGAGGTCAATCAGCGCGCGGGCTGGAGATGGAACACGGCTAAAGCGTTTTTACGCCCCGCGCTCAAGCGGGGTAATTTGACGCTTTGGCACTCTACCCAGGTGAACCGACTGTGCTTTGAGCATAATGAAGGGGCAACGCAGTGTAGCGGGATAGAGGTGGTACGTGACGCAAAAACCGTTCAGGTTAACGCCAGCCGGGAAGTCGTGCTGTGCGCTGGGGCGATTGGCTCGCCACATCTGCTGCAGCTGTCGGGGGTGGGGCCCGCTGACCTGCTGCGCGAGCATGATATCAAGGTGGTTCACGATCTTCCGGGCGTCGGCGAAAATCTACAGGATCATCTGCAAATTCGCTCGGTGTACCGAGTGTCGAAGGCCAAAACCCTTAACGCCATGGCCAGTACGCTGTGGGGCAAGGCGGGCATCGGCTGGGAATATCTCACTAAACGCACCGGGCCGATGAGTATGGCACCCTCGCAGTTGGGTGCCTTTACGCGCAGTTCGGATGACTATAGCCACCCCAATATTGAGTATCACGTTCAGCCATTAAGTTTGGAAGCCTTTGGCCAACCGCTCCACCCGTACCCGGCGATCACCGCGAGCGTGTGTAATTTAAACCCGACAAGCCGAGGCACAGTGCGCTTGAAAAGCCGCGACCCGCGCCAGGCGCCGGCAATATCACCTAACTATTTGAGCACGCCGGAGGATCGCAAGGTGGCCGCCGATTCATTGCGGGTGACGCGTAAAATCGCCGAGCAGCCGGCGTTTGCCAAGTATCAACCTGAGGAGGTGAAGCCCGGCCTTGAGTATCAGAGCGATGACGAACTGGCACGCCTGGCGGGGGATATTGGCACGACGATTTTTCATCCTGTCGGCACCGCGCGGATGGGCCGGGAAGACGACTCCATGGCCGTCGTCGATAGCCAATTGCGCGTACGCGGTATCAGTGGGTTGCGCGTCGCGGATGCTAGCGTGATGCCGACAATCACTAGCGGTAACACCAATTCACCCACGCTGATGATCGCCGAAAAAGCGGCGGATTGGATATTATCGGAACGGTCATCGTACTGA
- a CDS encoding NAD-dependent succinate-semialdehyde dehydrogenase, whose amino-acid sequence MSNSITTVNPTTGETLQTYTLMDASQAKQVVEASHQAFLDWRLKPLEHRAKMVKAIGEALKAHKDELADLMVKEMGKLPEQAHEEVDLCVGICDYTAERGPEVLADETRNPSNGERGIVTYSPMGVIYGIQPWNFPAYQVVRYSIANIMAGNAVLLKHAECVTGSGLLLEKIYREAGLPENVFRTLVISHDVSDEVIAHPAVRGVTLTGSDGAGRKVAGKAAEHLKKTVLELGSNDAYLVLDDADLDVAVETCVQGRVYNGGQTCVAAKRFVVTEKNYAAFKERYVERMKALKAGDPTQEGSDLGPMARVDLRDDLHEQVEESVRKGAKILCGGEKPSGKGAFYPVTVLDNVTPGQPAYDDELFGPVAALIRAKDDDDAMRIANDSRYGLGGGIISKDVKRATELASKYFDTGMVFINGFGVATPEMPFGGVKDSGYGREHGGFGMREFVNAKSVVVVQE is encoded by the coding sequence ATGAGCAACAGCATCACCACCGTTAACCCTACCACCGGCGAAACGCTACAAACCTACACGCTGATGGATGCCAGCCAAGCGAAGCAGGTGGTTGAGGCAAGTCACCAAGCCTTTCTCGACTGGCGGCTCAAGCCACTTGAGCACCGCGCTAAAATGGTGAAAGCCATCGGTGAGGCGCTTAAAGCGCACAAAGACGAGCTGGCCGATTTGATGGTCAAAGAAATGGGCAAGCTACCCGAACAGGCGCACGAGGAGGTGGACCTATGCGTTGGTATCTGCGATTACACCGCAGAGCGCGGCCCCGAGGTACTCGCCGATGAAACGCGCAACCCCAGCAACGGTGAACGCGGTATTGTGACCTATTCGCCAATGGGGGTTATCTACGGCATTCAGCCCTGGAACTTCCCCGCCTATCAAGTAGTGCGCTATTCAATTGCCAATATTATGGCGGGCAACGCCGTGCTGCTAAAGCACGCTGAATGTGTCACCGGCAGCGGCCTGCTGCTGGAGAAAATCTACCGCGAGGCGGGCCTGCCGGAAAACGTCTTCCGCACCCTGGTGATTTCCCACGACGTATCCGATGAGGTGATTGCTCACCCAGCCGTGCGCGGCGTGACGCTCACCGGCAGTGACGGCGCCGGGCGTAAAGTCGCTGGCAAAGCGGCCGAACACCTGAAGAAAACGGTGCTCGAACTAGGCTCTAACGACGCCTATCTGGTATTGGACGATGCCGACCTCGACGTGGCCGTCGAGACATGTGTGCAGGGGCGCGTCTACAACGGCGGGCAAACCTGCGTGGCGGCAAAGCGCTTCGTCGTCACTGAAAAAAACTATGCGGCGTTCAAAGAACGCTATGTCGAGCGCATGAAGGCCCTCAAAGCAGGCGACCCGACCCAAGAAGGCAGCGACCTTGGCCCGATGGCACGCGTTGACCTGCGTGACGACCTTCACGAGCAAGTCGAAGAGAGCGTACGTAAAGGGGCCAAAATCCTCTGCGGTGGCGAAAAACCATCGGGCAAGGGCGCGTTCTATCCGGTCACCGTGCTGGATAACGTCACCCCCGGCCAGCCCGCCTACGACGACGAATTATTCGGCCCAGTGGCCGCATTGATTCGCGCCAAGGACGATGACGACGCCATGCGCATCGCCAACGACAGTCGTTACGGCCTGGGTGGCGGCATTATCTCCAAGGACGTGAAGCGCGCCACAGAGCTTGCCAGCAAGTACTTTGATACCGGCATGGTGTTTATCAACGGCTTTGGCGTTGCCACGCCGGAAATGCCCTTTGGCGGCGTCAAGGATTCCGGCTATGGGCGCGAACACGGCGGCTTCGGTATGCGTGAATTCGTCAACGCCAAATCGGTGGTTGTCGTACAAGAGTAA
- a CDS encoding alpha/beta hydrolase codes for MTAPGELIIEPKSGKPADACVFILHGLGADGHDFEPLVPALGLPASAKVRFIMPHAPRLAVTINGGMVMPAWYDILAMDLGRRVDEVQLKVAAKRIQALIQEQIDQGIDSQRIIVAGFSQGGAVAYHAALSFPQPLGGLLAMSSYFATADSIALAEANRQIPIEVQHGSFDPIVPESLGKSGAERLTGMGYAVNYRQYPMAHSLCPQQVSDISKWLTQRLS; via the coding sequence ATGACAGCGCCTGGCGAACTTATCATCGAGCCGAAGAGCGGCAAGCCCGCCGATGCGTGTGTATTCATACTGCATGGCCTAGGTGCAGACGGCCACGATTTTGAACCACTGGTCCCTGCGCTGGGCTTGCCCGCCAGCGCCAAGGTGCGCTTTATTATGCCCCACGCGCCCCGACTTGCGGTGACCATTAACGGCGGTATGGTGATGCCCGCGTGGTACGATATTTTGGCGATGGACCTGGGTCGTCGGGTCGATGAAGTACAATTGAAAGTAGCCGCTAAACGTATTCAAGCGCTCATCCAGGAGCAAATTGACCAGGGTATCGATAGCCAGCGTATTATCGTGGCAGGTTTTTCCCAGGGTGGAGCAGTGGCCTATCACGCAGCGCTTTCCTTCCCGCAGCCGCTCGGTGGGCTGCTGGCCATGTCGAGTTATTTTGCGACCGCCGACAGCATTGCTCTGGCAGAGGCTAACCGGCAAATTCCCATTGAGGTCCAGCACGGCAGCTTTGACCCCATCGTGCCGGAGAGCTTGGGAAAAAGTGGAGCTGAGCGCTTGACCGGGATGGGCTATGCGGTGAATTACCGTCAGTATCCCATGGCTCACTCGCTTTGCCCGCAGCAGGTAAGCGATATCAGTAAGTGGCTTACCCAACGGCTTAGCTAA
- the msrA gene encoding peptide-methionine (S)-S-oxide reductase MsrA: MLQCLPLRPLTLCVVTATMGITSTSLQAETPAEAVFAGGCFWCMEPPYDRQPGVTATISGYTGGELEDPTYDDVSSGDTDHIEVVKVEYDADQISYEQLLEIYWRNIDPFAVGRQFCDEGDQYRAAIFYQNDEQRELAEASKAEMEERFDQEITTEILPADTFWEAEEYHQNYYQKNPVRYKFYRFSCGRDDRLEAVWGDEAGGPTFD, translated from the coding sequence ATGTTGCAATGCTTACCTCTACGCCCGTTAACCCTATGTGTCGTGACGGCCACTATGGGCATCACCAGCACTTCGCTGCAGGCCGAGACGCCCGCTGAAGCGGTCTTTGCCGGCGGCTGCTTCTGGTGCATGGAGCCACCCTACGACCGCCAGCCCGGCGTAACAGCAACCATTTCCGGCTATACCGGTGGCGAGCTGGAAGACCCTACTTACGACGACGTCAGCAGCGGCGATACCGACCATATTGAAGTGGTCAAGGTAGAATACGACGCCGACCAGATCAGCTACGAACAACTACTCGAGATTTACTGGCGTAATATCGACCCGTTCGCGGTCGGTCGCCAGTTCTGCGACGAGGGCGACCAATACCGCGCTGCGATTTTTTATCAGAATGACGAACAGCGCGAGCTGGCTGAAGCCTCCAAAGCCGAGATGGAGGAGCGCTTCGATCAAGAGATAACCACCGAGATACTGCCCGCTGACACCTTTTGGGAAGCCGAGGAATACCATCAGAATTACTACCAGAAAAACCCCGTGCGCTATAAGTTCTATCGTTTCAGTTGCGGACGCGACGACCGCCTGGAAGCGGTATGGGGTGACGAGGCAGGTGGGCCGACTTTTGACTAG
- a CDS encoding tellurite resistance TerB family protein, with translation MNASKILQQLMQQAGGSQKGSGVDVKGMLDGLSKQFGGGSQNARSGGSGGVDLKSLLGGGAMGMLVGSKRGRKLGGSALKYGAIAGVGVLAWKAWQNAQANKNSSSEQTSAEGERVEVLNGEYQERRSLELLQAMIMAARADGHIDEQEQALITDQIDALGADQEMHNWIEQQLKAPLDAKALAREADSPQAAREMYLISVAVTDEQNPMERAWLDQLANALALSPDMARELEHQAQQAG, from the coding sequence ATGAACGCAAGCAAGATTCTGCAGCAGCTCATGCAACAGGCAGGTGGAAGTCAAAAAGGCAGCGGTGTCGATGTGAAAGGCATGCTCGATGGTCTTTCCAAGCAGTTCGGCGGCGGTAGCCAAAACGCCAGAAGCGGTGGCTCTGGCGGTGTGGATTTGAAAAGCCTGCTGGGCGGCGGCGCCATGGGCATGCTGGTGGGCTCCAAGCGCGGCCGAAAGCTTGGGGGTAGCGCGCTTAAGTACGGCGCGATTGCCGGGGTGGGGGTATTAGCGTGGAAAGCCTGGCAAAACGCTCAGGCGAATAAAAATTCGTCAAGCGAGCAAACCAGCGCCGAAGGCGAGCGTGTTGAGGTGCTCAATGGCGAGTACCAGGAGCGGCGTAGCCTGGAATTATTGCAGGCGATGATCATGGCCGCTCGTGCCGATGGGCATATCGACGAGCAGGAGCAGGCGTTGATCACCGACCAGATCGACGCGCTTGGTGCTGATCAGGAAATGCATAACTGGATTGAGCAACAGCTAAAAGCGCCGTTAGACGCTAAAGCCCTGGCCCGTGAAGCAGACTCGCCTCAAGCGGCAAGGGAAATGTATTTAATCAGCGTCGCCGTCACCGATGAGCAAAACCCCATGGAGCGTGCCTGGCTCGACCAGTTGGCAAACGCCCTGGCGTTATCGCCGGACATGGCTCGCGAGCTTGAACACCAAGCGCAGCAGGCGGGTTAA
- a CDS encoding hydrogenase subunit MbhD domain-containing protein codes for MITSFDPLDGVLALCLTVAALACLYDRHLVRACCCFVGFALAMTLSWWRLGAPWLAVAELLLGALLTGLCFFYALGRVARGASSPLKYDTFSDAWPRTIARALLALGWLVMVGGAIRYVIPDMAYSPAEQPLLLAGVMMAAGALSAFALHRHLVRRLLAFNILGSGVFILLAGLAGTSAAAQVLIGVGLCVAWLGSMLGALLIRQLMHLQGADSLGGDGDSKERAT; via the coding sequence ATGATAACTTCCTTTGACCCCCTTGATGGCGTACTGGCGCTCTGCTTAACCGTCGCTGCGCTGGCTTGCTTATATGATCGCCACCTTGTACGTGCCTGCTGCTGCTTTGTGGGTTTTGCGCTGGCGATGACGCTTTCATGGTGGCGCCTGGGTGCCCCCTGGTTGGCTGTGGCTGAGCTGTTGTTGGGCGCCTTGCTGACGGGGCTGTGCTTTTTTTATGCGCTTGGCAGAGTGGCTCGTGGTGCTTCTTCCCCGCTTAAATACGATACCTTCAGCGACGCCTGGCCGCGGACCATAGCGCGGGCGTTATTAGCGCTTGGCTGGTTGGTGATGGTCGGTGGCGCGATTCGCTATGTGATCCCCGATATGGCGTATTCCCCTGCCGAGCAGCCACTGTTGCTGGCCGGGGTTATGATGGCCGCCGGCGCGTTAAGCGCATTTGCGCTACATCGCCATCTGGTGCGGCGCTTATTGGCGTTTAATATCCTCGGCTCGGGGGTATTTATACTGTTGGCCGGTCTCGCGGGCACCTCGGCGGCTGCCCAGGTATTGATTGGCGTGGGGCTATGTGTCGCTTGGCTGGGCTCGATGCTGGGGGCACTACTCATTCGACAACTGATGCATTTGCAGGGCGCCGATAGCTTGGGAGGCGACGGCGATTCCAAGGAGAGGGCAACATGA